From the Solanum pennellii chromosome 4, SPENNV200 genome, one window contains:
- the LOC107017779 gene encoding serine decarboxylase: protein MVGTSAVIESMGSAVNGKEVADVRFDPTAVVPELVPAVVKSEVDAAVNGGGEEQKREIVLGRNIHTSSFSVTEPDADDDSTGDKEAYMASVLARYRKTLTDRTKYHLGYPYNLDFDYGALTQLQHFSINNLGDPFIESNYGVHSRQFEVGVLDWFARLWDIEKDEYWGYITNCGTEGNLHGILVGREVFPEGILYASKESHYSIFKAARMYRMECEKVGTLLTGEIDCADFKVKLLANKDKPAIINVNIGTTVKGAVDDLDLVIKTLEDCGFSHDRFYIHCDGALFGLMMPFVKRAPKVTFKKPIGSVSVSGHKFVGCPMPCGVQLTRLEHINALSSNVEYLASRDATIMGSRNGHAPLFLWYTLNRKGYKGFQKEVQKCLRNAHYLKDRLIGAGISAMLNELSSTVVFERPKDEEFVRKWQLACERNMAHVVVMPSVTVDKLDNFLDELVEARSIWYKDEDVKPPCLASDIGSKNCCCPQH, encoded by the exons ATGGTAGGAACAAGTGCAGTAATCGAATCGATGGGTTCAGCTGTTAATGGAAAGGAGGTGGCGGATGTTCGATTTGATCCGACGGCTGTAGTACCGGAGCTGGTGCCTGCAGTGGTGAAATCGGAAGTAGATGCGGCGGTTAATGGCGGTGGCGAGGAGCAGAAGAGGGAGATAGTGTTAGGGAGGAATATACATACGTCGTCCTTTTCTGTTACGGAACCTGATGCGGATGATGATTCTACTGGTGATAAGGAAGCGTATATGGCTAGCGTTCTAGCTCGGTATAGGAAGACTCTCACTGATCGAACTAAGTATCATTTAG GGTATCCATATAATTTGGATTTCGATTATGGTGCACTCACACAATTGCAGCATTTCTCCATCAATAACTTAGGAGATCCATTCATTGAGAGTAACTACGGTGTGCACTCAAGGCAGTTTGAAGTTGGTGTTCTGGACTGGTTTGCACGCCTATGGGATATTGAAAAGGATGAATATTGGGGATACATCACAAACTGTGGAACTGAGGGAAATCTTCATGGGATCCTTGTTGg GAGAGAAGTATTTCCTGAAGGAATTTTGTATGCTTCAAAGGAGTCtcattattctatttttaaagcAGCACGAATGTATAGGATGGAATGTGAAAAGGTTGGCACTCTACTAACTGGTGAAATAGATTGTGCAGACTTCAAAGTTAAGCTACTAGCCAACAAGGATAAGCCTGCAATCATTAATGTCAACATTG GAACTACTGTGAAAGGAGCTGttgatgatcttgatcttgTCATAAAAACCCTTGAAGACTGCGGATTTTCACATGATCGGTTTTATATCCACTGTGATGGGGCTCTCTTTGGGCTTATGATGCCATTTGTCAAGCGC GCACCAAAGGTTACTTTCAAAAAGCCAATCGGTAGTGTGAGTGTCTCTGGTCACAAGTTTGTGGGATGTCCAATGCCATGTGGTGTTCAACTAACAAGGCTAGAGCACATTAATGCCCTTTCTAGTAATGTGGAGTACCTTGCATCAAGGGATGCCACTATCATGGGAAGTCGGAATGGGCATGCTCCACTTTTCCTTTGGTACACTCTGAACAGAAAAGGGTACAAGGGATTCCAGAAAGAAGTCCAGAAGTGCCTGAGAAATGCTCATTATTTGAAAGACCGCCTTATAGGAGCTGGAATCAGTGCTATGCTGAATGAGCTGAGCAGCACAGTTGTTTTTGAGCGACCTAAAGATGAGGAGTTTGTTCGCAAGTGGCAACTTGCTTGTGAAAGAAATATGgctcatgttgttgtgatgCCTAGTGTGACAGTTGATAAGCTGGATAACTTCTTGGACGAATTAGTTGAAGCACGATCAATCTGGTACAAGGATGAGGACGTCAAACCTCCTTGTCTCGCTTCAGATATTGGGAGTAAAAACTGTTGCTGCCCTCAGCACTAA
- the LOC107017778 gene encoding abscisic acid 8'-hydroxylase 3-like, producing the protein MGSICLIPFILYKLMDNKKEFFLILSCSQNILEIISRISHINSSNFADLTQSRMDLIMFIVMLLVLVLVVVLLVLLRTNKVSPKEMEAIPGTLGWPIIGESLSFISEFSSPAGIYSFINKRQKLYGKVFKSYVLGRYTVFMTGREASKILLTGKDGIVSLNLFYTGQQVLGPTSLLQQTGEAHKRLRRLIAEPLSVDGLKKYFQFINSLAIETLDQWSGRKILVLEETSTFTLKVIGNMIMSLEPTGEEQEKFRTNFKIISGSFASLPFKVPGTAFYRGIQARDRMYAMLDSIIDQRRSGENIKQDFLQSLVKKHGKDAPEGDDDKLTDKQLKDNILTLLVAGHDTTTAALTWLLKFLQENPAVLERLREEHREIQAQKQGTLDLTWSEVNNMPYTAKVISETLRMATILPWFSRKAAQDFEIEGCKIKKGWSLNLDVVSIHRDPKIFPNPEKFDPSRFDDPLKPFSFLGFGSGPRMCPGINLAKLEISVFLHHLVCRYKWTPLDTDDSVQPTLVRMLKNKYPVMVEPL; encoded by the exons ATGGGGTCAATTTGTCTTATACCATTCATCTTGTACAAATTAATGGACAAcaaaaaggaattttttttaatactaagCTGTTCACAGAACATTCTTGAGATCATCAGTAGAATATCACATATAAACTCATCAAATTTTGCAGATTTAACACAATCAAGAATGGACTTAATCATGTTTATTGTAATGTTGTTAGTGTTGGTTTTAGTAGTAGTTTTATTAGTTCTATTAAGAACAAATAAGGTTTCTCCAAAAGAAATGGAAGCAATTCCAGGTACCTTAGGATGGCCTATTATTGGAGAAAGTCTCTCTTTCATATCCGAATTTTCGAGCCCTGCTGGTATATACAGCTTCATCAACAAGAGACAGAAACT GTATGGGAAGGTGTTTAAGAGTTATGTGTTGGGAAGGTATACGGTATTCATGACCGGAAGAGAAGCAAGCAAGATCTTGTTGACAGGTAAAGATGGGATAGTGAGCTTAAACCTTTTCTACACAGGACAGCAAGTACTTGGACCTACTAGCTTGCTCCAACAGACAGGAGAGGCGCACAAGAGACTCCGAAGACTAATTGCTGAACCACTTTCTGTTGATGGTTTGAAGAAGTATTTTCAGTTTATCAACAGTTTAGCTATTGAAACATTGGATCAGTGGTCTGGAAGAAAAATTTTGGTTCTTGAAGAAACTTCCACA TTTACACTGAAGGTGATAGGCAACATGATAATGAGTTTAGAGCCAACTGGTGAGGAGCAAGAGAAATTTCGAACCAATTTCAAGATTATTTCTGGCTCTTTTGCTTCTTTACCCTTTAAAGTCCCGGGAACTGCCTTTTATCGTGGCATTCAG GCGCGTGATCGAATGTATGCTATGTTAGACTCGATAATTGACCAACGGAGGAGTGGGGAAAACATAAAACAAGATTTCTTGCAATCCCTGGTGAAGAAGCACGGCAAAGATGCACCCGAAGGAGATGATGACAAACTCACAGATAAACAACTTAAGGATAACATATTGACGCTTCTAGTTGCAGGCCACGATACTACAACTGCCGCTTTAACATGGCTCCTCAAATTTCTTCAAGAAAATCCTGCTGTATTGGAACGACTAAGA GAGGAGCATAGAGAAATCCAAGCTCAAAAACAAGGCACGTTAGATCTCACCTGGTCTGAAGTCAACAATATGCCTTACACCGCCAAA GTAATCAGTGAAACACTTCGAATGGCCACAATCCTTCCATGGTTTTCAAGAAAAGCAGCACAAGATTTTGAGATTGAGG GGTGCAAAATCAAGAAGGGATGGTCACTTAACTTGGATGTAGTGTCTATTCATCGGGACCCCAAAATATTTCCTAATCCGGAGAAGTTTGATCCTTCTAGATTTGAT GATCCTCTAAAACCTTTCAGCTTCCTTGGATTTGGAAGCGGACCACGCATGTGTCCTGGAATCAACTTAGCCAAACTAGAAATTTCTGTCTTTCTCCATCATCTTGTCTGCAGATACAA ATGGACACCGTTAGACACAGATGACTCTGTCCAGCCAACACTTGTTAGGATGCTGAAGAACAAGTATCCCGTCATGGTTGAGCCACTTTAG
- the LOC107015672 gene encoding transcription factor VIP1 gives MDPKFTGKPISIPFLPGRIDLDQMADTPTRIARHRRAQSETFFRLPEFDDDILLDDVVADFNLDISAPALSPSTDTHMQPANSADSSSNGPGADHNPRPLNHFRSLSVDADFFDGLEFGEAGATTPAASEEKKMIGLGSGSSSRHRHSNSMDGSFSAASFEAESSVKKAMAPDRLAELALIDPKRAKRILANRQSAARSKERKIRYTSELERKVQTLQSEATTLSAQITVLQRDNSGLTTENKELKLRLQALEQQAHLRDALNEALREELQHLKITAGQMSAANGSRGPRPHFPPQPQSFVQCGNHHTQQQQPHMPQSTTSTQNIGGQTQPSFMNFNNRG, from the exons ATGGACCCGAAGTTCACCGGAAAGCCTATATCCATCCCATTTCTACCGGGTCGGATTGACCTTGACCAGATGGCGGATACTCCGACCCGTATAGCACGTCACCGCCGGGCACAGTCGGAGACTTTCTTCAGGTTGCCGGAATTCGATGATGACATCCTCTTAGACGACGTCGTTGCTGACTTCAACCTTGACATTTCGGCGCCGGCTTTATCCCCTTCTACTGATACCCACATGCAGCCGGCGAATTCAGCTGACTCGTCTTCAAATGGACCGGGTGCTGATCATAACCCTAGACCGTTGAATCACTTCAGGAGCCTTTCCGTTGACGCCGACTTTTTTGATGGTCTGGAGTTTGGTGAAGCTGGAGCTACAACGCCCGCTGCGTCGGAGGAGAAGAAGATGATAGGTTTGGGTTCCGGTTCGAGTTCTCGTCATAGGCATAGCAATTCGATGGATGGTTCTTTTTCTGCTGCGTCGTTTGAGGCTGAGAGCTCTGTTAAGAAAGCTATGGCGCCTGATCGGCTTGCTGAGTTGGCTTTGATTGATCCCAAGAGAGCCAAAAG GATTCTTGCAAACAGACAATCTGCTGCACGTTCGAAGGAGCGGAAAATTCGTTATACTAGTGAACTGGAGAGGAAGGTGCAGACTCTGCAGAGTGAAGCTACTACCCTGTCTGCTCAAATCACGGTTCTGCAG AGAGACAATAGTGGATTGACTACTGAGAACAAAGAACTCAAATTACGGTTGCAAGCTTTGGAACAACAAGCCCATCTTCGAGACG CTCTGAATGAAGCTTTACGAGAAGAACTGCAGCATCTAAAGATAACAGCTGGTCAAATGTCAGCTGCAAATGGAAGCAGGGGGCCGCGTCCACATTTCCCTCCCCAGCCTCAGTCGTTTGTCCAATGTGGTAATCACCATACTCAACAACAGCAGCCACACATGCCTCAGTCTACGACAAGTACCCAAAATATCGGTGGGCAGACTCAACCTAGCTTCATGAACTTCAATAACAGGGGTTGA